DNA from Chitinophaga pendula:
ATTGCATCCGGAAGTAAATACGCTCCCCTTTGCTGATCGTAATGTGGTCAACAGCTGCGGGTATCTTAGGTGTCTGATCATTTGCAGCGATGACAGTAGCCCACAATACCTGCCCGCCGCGCTGTACGCTGACACGTACGCCGTCCTGTTTATTGCTGCCACTAACAGGACTCAATAACTGTATCGCACCACTAACGGCCACCACACCGTCTCGTGGTGCCTGCCAGCAGCGCACAATATCCTGTAAGGGAAATTCCCGCTCCTGTTGTGCCTGAAGATCCGTATCCGGCGCCAGGAACAGCGGAGATACATTGCTACCTGCCGTAACAGGATTGCTGGTACCTCCGCTGCCAGGCAAAAATACAGGGTCACCCTGCGCATCCACCCGGTTGAAATATACCTGACCGTTACTCGCCAGATCCGGTAACCCATCTCCGTTAAAATCCGCGAGATAGTCCGTCGTTGTCGTCGTCGTTTGCGTTTTATTATTACCCCAGAAAGCAACCCTTACATTCACCTCATATCCCCGGGAACTGCTTTTCGTATTCGTAACGTGAAACTGCGTAATACCGCTTATCCTCCGTCTGTCACCAAATCCACGCCCGGTACTCCCCAGGTTCTTCCGATACCACAACTGCCCACCGGACCGGAACACCTTGTCCGGCAACCCATCCCCGTTAATATCATAAAGCAGCGTCAATCCCTCCGTCTTCGTGGTACCACTACCGGTACTACCGCCGACAGTCATACTTTTAGACCAGTTGCCATCCCATATGCCCATCGTCAGCGCCAGGCTCTTACTGCTATTTTTCGCTTTTGAAGTTCCGAGTAACGAACTTTCATTGCCATAGCCAGGTACGGGATTACTGATATCTCCGGTTACCTGGTCATCCCCAACCTGCCAGTTCTCCACATTGCCAAATGGCCGGAATACCCCATTGGAATAGACATCATTATAATAATCAAGGGTATGCGTATTAAAGACCACCCCATCCGCATCTGATTCAGCAATGCTTTTTAGCAATGTCTTATTAAAAGCACCTTCCGTATATTGAAGCGTATAGCTACGTACCGGCTGATTGAGATAACGGACCTGGATCTGCTTTAAAAGGTCCGCCGTCACCATCTTGAATCCAAGCCGCCCGCTGATCACCACGTCCTTCCTGCGACCTCCGCCGAGTTGACGATCCCGCACAAAAGCAACCTGGTAAGCACCAGGCCGGTCACCGGTGCCCGTATAAGAGATCTGGCTCACATACAACTGTTGACCCGGCACCGTACCTCCCGCAACCCCAGGATCACGCACCAGCTCATATTGATAAATGACCGTGTTATTATGCAGGTCCACCGTCATCACCAAAGGCCAATAAGCGATGTTACCAGTGGCATCCTGCAATACCGCCGACTGGTCAACGCCTTTGCCTGGCCTGCCACCATAAAAACTACGAATACCTCTCTTATCCGTCACCTCCCACCAATAGTTGCGTGGGTGATCCCCGTGCCGGATGATCTTCATAAAACTGCCTTCCACCCTCGGATAGAATTGCTTTTCAGCAGTCCGTTTCACAAACGCGGCACGATGCGCCAGCGGAGCAAGTTGCGCCCCTCCCATAGTATATGTCTCTGTCTCCAGATTGACATCATACCTCGGAACACCCCAACGGGTCTCAATGCCGATACTGGGAACAGACATACCCCATCCCATTCCGAGCCACCCGTTATCGCCGTCACTATTATAATATAACCCCAATGAAGGCTGCATACCCTGCCTGCCAGCCGGCAGCCGGATAGGGAAACCCATACTGGCATTCCCCTGCATATTGGGAGTGGGAGGTGCCATCATCGATATGCCGCTGCCAGGAGATGCTGCTTGTATATCTTTAATGGAGGTGGGCACATACGCCCGCCCTTCCGGCGATTCCGGTACCTTAATGATACCGTTGATCATATCAGAGAAATAGGGGGTGACGGATTGCAACACCTGCCCCTCCGTCATCAGACTGTCCGGTGCCAGCATCTTCCAGGTTCTCGCTACTTCGTCAAAATAATAAGTACGTATATCCTCCGGTGTATATCCCTCGGGAATAAGCGCACTGTCATACGGGAGGCTAACCAGCGCATATCCGTTCATCCGCGTAGCATGCGGAGAAAACCGATATGCCGCAGCTCCGCCGGTTACATTCACCAGGTCGACATTCATGGCTACTATATCCACGTCCCGCAGCGTACTGACCGTAACTATCCGGTCCTCAGACAATACACCGCCCGGAATACGGATACCCGCACCAGTAGGCAACAATACCTGAGAAGCCTGACCCACATGGGTGGCCACAGATGCCTTGAGCGCCTTACCTCCCGCAGGAATATAAGTCACCGTCGATGATAGATGATCCGTCAGCACTACCTGTTTCGACACCGTACGTCCATCAGTAAAAATGGCCTTCAGCGCCACCGTACCAACGCCTGCCTCAGCAGGCAAGACTACTTCAAACTCATCACCCGAAAGGTTAGCGGCATAACCATTACACAATACCTCCGCAGGAGCGTGTGGATATCCGGTAGCCAGCATCCCCCGGATATATACTTTGTTCGTACCGCTATAACGCAAGGCCGTCTTTATAGTCACCGCAGGTGCTACTGCTTGCTTTAAAAGAATAGCGACATGCCTCACACGGTAGTAGAAGTCTGCATGAACCGGCAATCCAAAACGGATAATATTATCCCCGGCTTTAAGCGCAGATATTGGAATGGCCTCCGTCTGTGTTGTCCAACTATGATGAATGTCCACAAACTGACCGCCAACAGCCACCCCCTCGTTAATACTCCGCGCTACGCCCTCGTTACCGGCTACACCGTATAACTCATAGGTAAGGTAGGCTGTAACATCCGGGTCGATCTTGCCGGGCAGCGAAATATGAAAGAGATTGTCCGTAGGATCATCTACAGGTACAGCTGCGGTTACGCCAATAAGCCCGGCCGGTAGATCAGCAGGATATTGCGCATAAGAAAGCATATGGCTGACAGGAGGGCGTACCCCGCTGACGGTCGTCTTTGATACACTGTCCACCCGCTTTCCGGAGCGCGCAGACACCAGCGGCAGGGAAGACCTCGAAATACCGATAACCGCTAATAATATAGATAAAGTAAGTACAACCGAAACAGATAAGTGATATCGCTTCATAAGAACGTCGTGCTATAACTATCGTTGAATAATGATCTGCTGCGTGGAAATAGATAAACCCGATCTGAAGGTCAGGTAAAACAATCCGCTGCCGTCAATGTGATCAGCAAAAGAATAATTGGCATATCCATCCAGCCGCCTTTCCTTCACCAGGTGACCATCCCCCGAAAATATCTGCATCACCACGTTGGCCGGCTTATCAAGGGATAGCCGGGCATTAAAGTCGCCATCGTATGAAGGGTTCGGATATACCAGGATCCGCTCAAATATATTTTTGGGCGGCGTACGTATAGTCACGGTTTTATAGTGAAAACAACCGTCCTTGCCACATTTAAGCGTATATAGGCCTGCGTGGGTAAGCTGTACGTCCGGGCGCTGTGCATAAAAACCATTAGGTCCCTTCCATTCATATTGCAGGCCGGCAGGCATGCCTTCCGCTGCGTTAACAGACTGACGCTGTCCGGGCAGCAAATAGTAACTTGATTGTACCGCACCGGGCACCGGACTATCCTGGTTGCTGACCGCAAAGACATCCGTATACCGGTGTCGCAACGCATCCGTAGCTTCCAGTTGGTATTGTCCGGCACTGATCCCTGCAATAGTCAAATCCTCACTGGCATATACATCCCGCTCCGCGATGACACCCCCACCGTCTCTTTTTAAACGTATCCGGCAGGGAAATGTCCCGCCCGATATTTTTATGCGGATACTTCCGGATGATCCGCTTTGGCATTCGGGCGACTTGATATGGCTCGATACCAGCAGCGCTCCGGCAGCAATAAATGCGAAATAGACTTTGCCCTCCTTATTTTTGACCCAGGGAATACTTTTAAAGTGAACCACCTGTTGCGGACTGATCCCTGACATCCTGTAATACCTGGTAGCAGCAAGGGTAAAATCCCCGGTGCCACTCTCATCTACCACCATCCAATATACCGGCTTCGCCGGCAATGGCGCATCAATTGCCTTGGCATCCAATGTGATATCCGTATGGAAGGTATCCGTGGTACCGTATTGCACCATCAACCATTGTTTCTCGAGCAACGTCGGTATGCCCGCAACAGGAGCCGCTGGCACCAGCAGCTTATCATTATCACCCCATACCAGGGAATAGCCATTAAAAAGAGAATCGGTTGCCCTGATGGTGAGCAGCCCCGGTGTATTACTACTGCCGGATTGCCGTAGATGCAAACCACTCGAATCATCACGGATAATACCCGCCACATTATGATGATAGGAAGGGTAGGAGAGCCCCTCCCATATCTTTTCCTCCTGGCTGTTGAGATAGATACCATCCGGCTCTCCCAGCGTAATACCGTACTTAAGACAGAGATAAGAGTTGACACGTAATAATTCGCGATCCGCTAATGCCCGGTTATAAATGACCAACTCCGGGATCATACCCGTAAAAGACTGGACCGGGATAGCAGGTTGGGAAGGGCGTGGCCCTATCTCCAGGTATTGCCTTACCGGTGGTATGCTGTCAATGTTTTTATGTTGTATATAGGCGCTTACCTTGGCCTG
Protein-coding regions in this window:
- a CDS encoding T9SS type A sorting domain-containing protein, with product MKVIPILLGLLLQVTVTLHAQSISPGGIKAPFRWYIADTALMPAVFKAVGMASDSMPVLQDVSVKAGNLNGHPALFFAEKSKIRLPLDTHRLHEACYFTVYQSAHPSAEQVIWHTAKDERTGLVLTTSRMADLEDLRYLNYRDVVPQQAKVSAYIQHKNIDSIPPVRQYLEIGPRPSQPAIPVQSFTGMIPELVIYNRALADRELLRVNSYLCLKYGITLGEPDGIYLNSQEEKIWEGLSYPSYHHNVAGIIRDDSSGLHLRQSGSSNTPGLLTIRATDSLFNGYSLVWGDNDKLLVPAAPVAGIPTLLEKQWLMVQYGTTDTFHTDITLDAKAIDAPLPAKPVYWMVVDESGTGDFTLAATRYYRMSGISPQQVVHFKSIPWVKNKEGKVYFAFIAAGALLVSSHIKSPECQSGSSGSIRIKISGGTFPCRIRLKRDGGGVIAERDVYASEDLTIAGISAGQYQLEATDALRHRYTDVFAVSNQDSPVPGAVQSSYYLLPGQRQSVNAAEGMPAGLQYEWKGPNGFYAQRPDVQLTHAGLYTLKCGKDGCFHYKTVTIRTPPKNIFERILVYPNPSYDGDFNARLSLDKPANVVMQIFSGDGHLVKERRLDGYANYSFADHIDGSGLFYLTFRSGLSISTQQIIIQR